TATTCGCAGTTTTATTTATAACAAATTATATAAGTATAAGGAAAAACAAGATGACTATGACAGTAAACCAAGTCCGTGAAAAATTTATGAAGTTCTTTGAAGGTAAAGGACATACGGCTGTCGCCTCATCACCAGTAATTCCTCAAAACGATAAAACACTATTGTTCATCAATGCAGGTATGAACCAATTCAAAGATATTTTCCTAGGAAAAGAAACTAGAGACTACACTAGAGCATGCTCATCACAAAAGTGCCTTAGAGCCGGTGGTAAGCACAATGACTTAGAAAACGTAGGTTACACAAACCGTCATCATACATTCTTCGAAATGTTAGGTAATTTCTCTTTCGGAGATTACTTCAAAGAAGATGCTATCAAATGGGCGTGGACATTCATTACTAAAGAAATGAAACTTCCAATCGATAAACTGTGCATAACTGTATACCATACAGACGACGAAGCATATAACATTTGGAAAGAAGTAGCTTGTCCAGACGGCTTAAAAGAAGAAAACATAATTCGTATTGCAACTAAAGATAATTTCTGGGAAATGGGCGAAGTAGGTCCATGTGGTCCATGTTCTGAAATCTTCTTCGATTATGGTCCAGAAGTATTCGGTGACAAACCAGGTACTCCAGACGAAGACGGTGACAGATGGGTAGAAGTATGGAACTTAGTATTCATGCAATATGAAAAGTACTACGGAGAAAATGGAGAAATCTTACAAAAAGATCTTCCTAAACCATGCGTAGACACAGGATCAGGTCTAGAAAGATTTTCTTCAGTAGTTCAAGGTAAATCATCTAACTACGACACAGACCTTATTACAAACATCAAAGAAGGTATAAGCAAAATAATCAATGTAGACATTACACCTGAAAATAATGTTCTATTCAATATCGTAGCAGACCATATCAGAGCGTGTTCATTTGCCCTAGCAGATGGAGCTGCATTCTCTAACGAAGGTCAAGGTTACGTTATAAGAAAGATTATCCGTAGAGCATTAGGTACTCTAAATCGTCTAGGTATAGAAGAAGCTACTTTCTACAAATTCCATGACTTAGTAGTAAAAGAAATGGGCGACACATATAATGAGCTTAATGAAAAAGCAGATTACATTAAGAATGCCCTTAAGACTGAAGAAGAACTATTCCTTAGAACTCTTGGCGATGGAATGAAAATACTAGATAAAGAGATTGCTAATATGCCAGAAGGAGATAAAATCCTTAAAGGTGAAACTGTATTCAAACTATACGATACTTATGGCCTACCATCAGACATAGTAAGGGACGTTCTTAAAGACAAAGGTCTAGACATAGACGAAGAAGGCTTCCAAAAAGCTATGGAAGAACAAAAAGCTCGTTCAAGGGGAGCTAAGAAATCTGTATCAGGAACAGAAACAGAAAAGCTATGGTACGACATTAAAGCAGAACACGGTAGTACTAACTTCATAGGCGATAAAGAATATGAATGCGATGACGCAACTATCCTTTACATAGATGATGAAAAGATGGTATTCGATAAAACTCCATTCTACGCGGAAAGCGGTGGTCAGGTATCTGACAAAGGAGCTCTAGTATTCCTAGAAGGTAAACTAGATATCCTAGACGTACAAAAAGCAGTAGACGGTATCTTCGTACATTATTACCATATATGCGAAAGCTGTAAGAAATCTCCTGCACAACTTCAAGAAATCCTTAAAGTAGGCGATAAAGTAAAACTAGGCATAGACTCTCATAGAAGACAAAGAATTATGGCTCATCATACAGGCTGCCACTTATTACAAGCTGCCCTTAAAGAAGTGCTTGGTGACCACGTAGTACAAAGAGGTTCGAAAGTAGAACAATTCAAACTACACTTTGACTTCTCACACGGTAAAGGTCTAACAGACGAAGAAAAGGCTAAAGTAGAAGACTTAGTAAATACTTACATAGATCAAAAACTTCCAGTTAAACACGAAGAAATGACGTTAGAAGAAGCTCGTAAGACAGGCGCTATAGCTCCATTCGATGAAAAGTATGGAGATAAAGTTAAAGTTCTTACAATAGGAGAGGGCGAGAATCTTCCTTCTATAGAGTTTTGCGGTGGTACTCATATTGAAAACACATCTAAGATCAACTGCCTAGTATTTGAAAAAGATG
This genomic interval from Alphaproteobacteria bacterium contains the following:
- the alaS gene encoding alanine--tRNA ligase codes for the protein MTMTVNQVREKFMKFFEGKGHTAVASSPVIPQNDKTLLFINAGMNQFKDIFLGKETRDYTRACSSQKCLRAGGKHNDLENVGYTNRHHTFFEMLGNFSFGDYFKEDAIKWAWTFITKEMKLPIDKLCITVYHTDDEAYNIWKEVACPDGLKEENIIRIATKDNFWEMGEVGPCGPCSEIFFDYGPEVFGDKPGTPDEDGDRWVEVWNLVFMQYEKYYGENGEILQKDLPKPCVDTGSGLERFSSVVQGKSSNYDTDLITNIKEGISKIINVDITPENNVLFNIVADHIRACSFALADGAAFSNEGQGYVIRKIIRRALGTLNRLGIEEATFYKFHDLVVKEMGDTYNELNEKADYIKNALKTEEELFLRTLGDGMKILDKEIANMPEGDKILKGETVFKLYDTYGLPSDIVRDVLKDKGLDIDEEGFQKAMEEQKARSRGAKKSVSGTETEKLWYDIKAEHGSTNFIGDKEYECDDATILYIDDEKMVFDKTPFYAESGGQVSDKGALVFLEGKLDILDVQKAVDGIFVHYYHICESCKKSPAQLQEILKVGDKVKLGIDSHRRQRIMAHHTGCHLLQAALKEVLGDHVVQRGSKVEQFKLHFDFSHGKGLTDEEKAKVEDLVNTYIDQKLPVKHEEMTLEEARKTGAIAPFDEKYGDKVKVLTIGEGENLPSIEFCGGTHIENTSKINCLVFEKDESISAGVRRVSMSRYSFVKAGEAVEFVQNKRKEEAEKAEVERQKQIAEKEAKKKAEAAGKDDEIKTVLEAVKIEKVNGISFIGEELSGISPKNLKPIADAIKIKQGGKKTVVLLMNENEGKVSIVASVSDDLTSNLSAVDLVRTTAEILGGRGGGGRPDMAQGGAASIENANDAREKVKSMI